Proteins from a genomic interval of Caldicellulosiruptor diazotrophicus:
- a CDS encoding ABC transporter ATP-binding protein yields MPGRGPGHRFSNKGSKPKDLKVTLKRLWGYFKEFKLLLLVIFLTITIGAILQIISPLLIQQAIDNYIIPRRLSGLYKIILGMIGIYIVNSIFAYLQGYGMMVISQKVVFKMRNDLFSKLQKLPIKIFDTKSHGDLMSRLTNDIDVVTNTLNASLTSIFSSIITIVGSIVVMLLLSPVLTVLTLTVVPLMFWLTNLIASRTRKLFSQNQKLLGSLNGIIEEDITGQKVIKVFTREEKEIKKFEKVNKELTQVGIKAQIFSGIIPPLMNLLNNLAFIIVAASGGFLALKGFITVGTIASFIQYARQFTRPLNDLANQFNQIQSAFAAAERVFEIMDEQEEMSSEDEVELKDIKGEVEFRNVWFSYTKGQPVIKNISFKVKPGQMVALVGPTGSGKTTIVNLLSRFYDVDSGQILIDGIDIRKINRHSLRKKLGIVLQDTFLFSEPVKENIRYGKLSATDDEVILASKMANAHDFVKHLPHGYNTVLTDNGMDLSQGQRQLLAIARAILSDPAILILDEATSNIDTRTEKLVQSAMLKLMQGRTSFVIAHRLSTIRNADLILVIYNGEIIEQGTHEDLLAKKGFYYNLYMSQFVVV; encoded by the coding sequence GTGCCGGGAAGAGGTCCAGGACATAGATTTTCAAACAAAGGTTCAAAACCTAAGGATTTGAAAGTTACTTTAAAAAGGCTATGGGGATATTTTAAAGAATTTAAGCTTTTGTTATTAGTGATATTTTTAACTATTACAATAGGTGCAATTTTACAGATTATCTCTCCACTTTTAATTCAACAAGCTATAGACAATTATATAATTCCCAGAAGACTTAGTGGACTTTATAAAATAATTTTAGGAATGATAGGGATTTACATTGTCAATTCAATTTTTGCTTATCTTCAGGGTTATGGTATGATGGTAATTTCACAAAAAGTTGTTTTTAAGATGCGAAATGACCTTTTTTCAAAACTTCAAAAACTACCAATAAAGATTTTTGACACAAAATCGCATGGAGATTTAATGTCAAGGCTTACAAACGACATTGATGTTGTTACAAATACCTTGAACGCAAGCTTGACTTCTATTTTTTCAAGCATTATAACGATTGTAGGTTCGATTGTTGTTATGCTTTTATTAAGTCCAGTTTTGACAGTTTTAACATTGACAGTTGTGCCACTTATGTTTTGGCTTACTAATCTTATTGCATCGAGAACGAGAAAATTGTTTTCTCAAAACCAAAAGCTATTAGGAAGTCTAAATGGTATAATTGAAGAAGACATAACAGGTCAAAAAGTTATAAAGGTTTTTACAAGAGAAGAAAAAGAAATTAAAAAGTTTGAAAAAGTTAATAAGGAATTAACACAGGTGGGGATAAAAGCACAGATATTTTCAGGAATCATTCCACCTCTTATGAACCTTTTGAACAACCTTGCGTTTATCATTGTTGCAGCATCAGGAGGTTTTTTAGCACTCAAAGGCTTTATTACAGTTGGCACAATTGCAAGTTTTATTCAGTATGCAAGACAGTTTACAAGGCCGCTCAATGATCTTGCAAACCAGTTCAATCAAATTCAATCTGCGTTTGCTGCTGCAGAAAGAGTATTTGAGATTATGGATGAGCAAGAAGAAATGTCTTCAGAAGATGAAGTTGAACTGAAAGACATCAAAGGAGAGGTAGAATTTAGAAATGTATGGTTTTCATATACAAAAGGTCAACCTGTGATAAAAAATATCAGTTTTAAAGTAAAACCCGGGCAAATGGTTGCGCTAGTTGGTCCAACTGGAAGTGGTAAAACTACAATTGTAAATTTACTAAGCAGATTTTATGATGTGGACAGTGGTCAGATTTTAATTGATGGTATTGACATAAGAAAAATAAACAGACACAGTCTCAGAAAAAAGCTTGGGATTGTCCTTCAAGACACGTTTTTGTTTTCAGAGCCTGTGAAAGAAAATATCCGATATGGAAAGCTTTCAGCCACTGACGATGAGGTAATATTAGCTTCAAAGATGGCAAACGCACATGACTTTGTAAAACATCTTCCGCATGGTTACAATACAGTGCTTACAGACAACGGAATGGATTTGAGCCAAGGTCAGCGTCAGCTATTGGCTATTGCAAGGGCAATTTTGTCTGACCCTGCCATTCTTATCTTAGATGAGGCAACAAGTAACATTGATACAAGAACAGAAAAACTTGTTCAAAGTGCAATGTTAAAACTTATGCAGGGAAGGACAAGTTTTGTAATAGCCCACAGACTTTCAACTATCAGAAATGCTGACCTTATCCTTGTTATATACAACGGTGAAATTATCGAACAAGGTACCCATGAAGATCTTTTAGCCAAAAAAGGGTTTTATTATAATCTATATATGAGTCAGTTTGTGGTGGTGTGA
- a CDS encoding ABC transporter ATP-binding protein yields MIKLFRYLKPYKWAVILAPLFMLLEVMMDLMQPRFMERIIDIGLKRGDIGYILKIGLIMIVAALIGMVGGGGCVVFSSIASQNFAYDLRCELFRKVMAFSFKNLDRFRPETLITRLTNDVAQIQNVVMMMLRIVVRAPLLFIGGIIMTLTIDPKLSLVLFVCIPFVILIFYLMIKFSFPLFYQLQKRIDRVNAVMRENLLGSRVVKAFVRHEYEQKRFYDANQNLLQTSLKAFGIVVIIMPLFGLVMNMAMVGVVWFGGFEVKYGNLQVGQLMAFINYSMQILFSLMMIGNIFLFITRASASAERINEVLDCEIDIKSKEKAIKKPIEFGKVEFRNVTFYYNQDEENPALENISFVANPGEIVGIIGTTGSGKSTLVSLIPRLYDVQEGEVLIDDINVKDYDVEALRKVISIVLQDTILFTGSIKENIAWGNENATMEEIIQAAKTAQAHDFIMSFEKGYDTDVSERGVNLSGGQKQRISIARAILKKPKILILDDCTSAVDMATEKKIQAALKEYMKGTTTFIIAQRISSIKHADKIIVMDAGKIVAIGTHDELIKSSPLYREIYLTQTGEEENKIA; encoded by the coding sequence ATGATAAAGCTTTTTAGGTATTTAAAACCTTACAAATGGGCAGTGATTTTAGCTCCGCTTTTTATGCTTTTAGAAGTTATGATGGACCTAATGCAGCCGAGGTTTATGGAGAGGATAATTGATATTGGACTCAAAAGAGGCGATATAGGGTATATTTTGAAAATAGGTTTAATAATGATTGTAGCAGCCTTAATTGGAATGGTTGGTGGTGGTGGATGTGTTGTATTTTCAAGCATAGCAAGCCAGAACTTTGCATATGATTTGAGATGCGAACTTTTTAGAAAGGTTATGGCATTTTCTTTTAAAAATTTAGATAGATTCAGACCAGAGACACTGATTACGAGACTCACAAATGACGTTGCTCAGATTCAAAATGTTGTTATGATGATGCTTAGGATTGTTGTACGAGCACCACTTCTCTTTATAGGTGGGATTATAATGACTCTCACAATCGACCCAAAATTATCTTTAGTGTTATTTGTCTGTATACCATTTGTAATATTAATTTTTTACTTAATGATTAAATTTAGCTTCCCATTATTTTACCAGCTCCAGAAAAGAATAGATAGGGTGAACGCTGTAATGCGCGAGAACCTTTTAGGAAGCAGGGTTGTAAAAGCTTTTGTCAGACACGAATATGAACAAAAAAGGTTTTATGATGCAAACCAGAATCTTTTGCAAACCTCTTTAAAGGCTTTTGGGATTGTTGTAATAATAATGCCGCTTTTTGGACTTGTTATGAATATGGCAATGGTTGGTGTTGTATGGTTTGGCGGGTTTGAAGTAAAATATGGCAACCTGCAAGTGGGACAACTCATGGCATTTATAAACTATTCTATGCAAATATTGTTTTCTCTCATGATGATAGGAAATATCTTTTTATTTATCACAAGAGCAAGTGCATCTGCGGAAAGAATAAACGAAGTTTTAGATTGCGAGATTGATATCAAAAGTAAGGAAAAGGCTATTAAAAAACCAATTGAATTTGGCAAGGTAGAGTTTAGAAATGTAACATTTTACTATAACCAAGATGAAGAAAATCCGGCGCTTGAGAACATATCATTTGTTGCAAATCCTGGTGAGATAGTTGGAATTATTGGCACAACAGGTTCTGGTAAATCTACATTGGTAAGCTTAATCCCAAGACTTTACGATGTTCAAGAAGGTGAAGTACTGATTGACGATATAAATGTAAAAGACTATGATGTTGAAGCTTTGCGAAAAGTCATAAGTATTGTTTTACAAGACACAATTCTCTTTACAGGTTCAATAAAAGAAAACATTGCATGGGGCAACGAAAATGCCACAATGGAAGAGATAATTCAAGCTGCAAAGACGGCACAAGCTCACGATTTTATCATGAGTTTTGAAAAAGGGTATGACACAGACGTATCTGAGCGTGGAGTAAACCTTTCTGGTGGGCAAAAACAGAGAATTTCAATTGCCAGAGCAATCTTGAAAAAACCTAAAATACTAATATTAGATGATTGCACCTCTGCTGTCGATATGGCAACTGAAAAAAAGATTCAAGCAGCACTTAAAGAGTACATGAAAGGGACAACAACATTTATAATTGCCCAAAGAATATCTTCAATTAAACATGCAGACAAGATAATTGTTATGGACGCCGGCAAGATTGTCGCAATTGGCACACATGATGAGCTTATCAAAAGCTCTCCCCTCTACAGAGAGATCTACTTAACTCAAACAGGAGAGGAGGAAAACAAAATTGCCTGA
- a CDS encoding MarR family winged helix-turn-helix transcriptional regulator produces the protein MGISKEIVNQIAESMLSLFPMITKNILKKDEFSEKYGLPPRFIHILHITDVFGPMNMSELAKRLNISAPNLTPIIDKLIAEGYVQKLKDESDRRISIVQTTKKGKELLSFHTQWVNQNLEKNLSRLSEDEIEELWYLLKRLKKLVLKMIGCCLEKKEGSSKDDKAF, from the coding sequence ATGGGTATTTCGAAAGAAATAGTAAACCAGATTGCTGAGAGCATGTTGTCGCTTTTTCCAATGATAACAAAGAACATTTTAAAAAAAGATGAATTTTCAGAAAAATATGGTCTGCCACCACGTTTTATTCACATTTTACATATCACAGATGTTTTTGGACCCATGAATATGTCTGAGCTTGCAAAAAGGCTTAACATCTCAGCACCAAACCTTACACCTATTATAGATAAGCTTATTGCTGAAGGATATGTACAAAAGCTTAAAGATGAGTCTGACAGACGAATTTCAATAGTACAGACAACTAAAAAAGGTAAAGAACTTTTAAGTTTTCACACTCAGTGGGTAAACCAAAATTTAGAAAAAAACCTTTCGAGACTTTCTGAAGATGAAATTGAAGAGTTGTGGTACTTGCTCAAAAGGTTGAAAAAGCTTGTACTTAAAATGATAGGATGTTGTTTGGAGAAAAAGGAGGGCAGCAGTAAAGATGATAAAGCTTTTTAG